Below is a genomic region from Helicobacter pylori.
TATAGCGCTTTAAAATTTTTCCCGGCAGAGTATTGCGGGGGCGTTAAGCTTTTAAACGCTTTTAATGGCCCTTTTAAAGGGGTGAAATTTTGCCCTACTGGGGGGATTAGCGCAGATAACATGCACTCTTATTTAAATTTAGAAAATGTTTTGTGCGTGGGGGGGAGCTGGCTTACCCCTAAAAATTTGATTCAAAACAAAGAGTGGGATAAAATCACAGAAATTTGTAAGCGATTGCTAGCTTTAAGATAATAAAAAGATCATGACATTTTATATTTGCTTAATAACACTATAATAAAATTTTTAATAAGGAGATACATCATGTTAGAAAATGTCAAAAAATCCCTTTTTAGGGTTTTGTGCTTGGGCGCGTTGTGTTTAGGGGGGCTAATAGCAGAGCAAGACCCTAAAGAGCTTGTGGGTTTGGGGGCAAAGAGCTACAAAGAGCAAGATTTCACTCAAGCTAAGAAATATTTTGAAAAAGCTTGCGATTTGAAAGAAAATAGTGGGTGTTTTAATTTAGGGGTGCTTTATTATCAAGGGCAAGGGGTAGAAAAGGACTTGAAAAAAGCCGCCTCCTTTTACGCTAAAGCGTGCGATTTGAATTACAGCAATGGGTGTCATTTGCTAGGGAATTTATATTACAGCGGGCAAGGCGTGTCCCAAAACACCAATAAAGCCTTACAATACTATTCTAAAGCGTGCGATTTGAAATACGCTGAAGGGTGCGCGAGCTTAGGGGGGATTTATCATGATGGTAAAGTGGTAACCAGGGATTTTAAAAAAGCGGTGGAATATTTCACTAAAGCTTGCGATTTAAACGATGGCGATGGTTGCACGATATTAGGGAGCTTGTATGATGCAGGCAGAGGCGCACCTAAAGATTTGAAAAAGGCGCTCGCTTCGTATGATAAAGCTTGCGGACTAAAAGACAGCCCGGGGTGCTTTAACGCAGGGAATATGTATCATCATGGCGATGGCGTGGCGAAGAATTTTAAAGAGGCTCTCGCTCGTTATTCTAAAGCATGCGAATTGGAAAATGGCGGAGGGTGTTTCAATTTAGGGGCCATGCAATACAATGGCGAAGGCGTAACAAGGAATGAAAAGCAAGCCATAGAAAACTTTAAAAAAGGCTGTAAATTAGGCGCTAAAGGGGCGTGCGATACTCTCAAGCAGCTCAAGATCAAAGTTTAGTTTGAATAAGACTTCATTAAACGGCTTTAAAAAGCGGTCTTTTTGGGTTAGGCGGATTTTAGGGGAGGATTATTTTAAAATACTTCCTATCCCATTAAAATAATGAGTTTAAAATAAAATAACCAAAATCCCCTTTTTTTGGAGATAAATTAAAGGGTTGTTGAAGTTAAGTTTATTTAAAACCCCTTAAGGGTTTTTATGGGTGGGTAGGGGAGCGAAAGTTTGGCTTATGGGCATGATTTCTATGCGGTTGATATTGACATGCAAGGGTTGTTCGTAAATCCATAGCACGATATTAGCAATATCTTGTGGCTTGAGGTAAATGGTGTTTTCATAGACAGATTGGGCTTTTATTTTATCGCCTTTAAAACGCACCATGCTGAATTCGGTTTCGCCGCACAAGCCAGGTTCAACATTGCTCACTCTAATGTTAGTGCCAGCCAAATCCGCTCGCAAATTTAAAGAAAATTGTTTCACAAACGCCTTGCTCGCTCCATAGACATTCCCTCCAGGATAGGCGTAAGTGCCAGCGATAGAGCCAAGATTGATGATGGTCCCTTGGTTATGTTCTATCATAGAGGGCAAGATCAAACGAGTGAGATGCAACAACCCCCTGATATTCGTGTCTATCATGACTTCCCAGTCGTCCAGATCGCATTCATAAGCCTTGTTTAAGCCTAGCGCTAAGCCAGCATTATTGATTAAAGCGTCAATGTGATCCGTCATGGAAAAAATAGTTTCTACCGCCCGCTTAGTTTCAAGCTTGTTTTTAAGATCAAAACACAGGGGAATGAAATGCTTGGGATAAGCGAGTTGCAATTCTTGTAAATTCTCTTTTCGTCTCCCTGTGCCAAAAACCACATGATTTTTCTGTAAAAACGCCTTAGCGATTTCTAGCCCAAACCCTGAAGTCGCCCCGCTAACTAAAATGCACGCCATTTCTATCCTTTAAAATTAGGGTTAAAAAAGCCCCTTAAGCCCTTTTTCAAGCTTTTCTTTAAGCTTATCATCTTTAAGCAAATGGTCTAAACCTTTTTTTAGGGTGTCGTTTTTTAGGATTTCTTTCAAGCCTTGTTGCAGGTTTTGTTGGATGGCTTTTTCGTTTAAGATGAGGGAAAATTTTGGCTGGTGCATGTTGCCTTGAAGTTTCATTTTAAAAATGAATTTTAAAATTTCTGCATCCATGAGCATGTCCATTTGCTTGGTGTTTAAATCCAATAAGCCGTTATGGATTTTTAATTGGGTTTTGGGGCTTTTCATACTGAGATTGGAGAGCAGGCGTTGCTGGTTGATTTGGCTTACTAGATTGACATCGTTATAAATTTCTTTAGTAATATCAAATTTAGAAATGGAGTAGAGGAAATCGCTGAATGAATTTTTAAGGAATCTTGCGTTTTTTAGGCGGGCTTTCAGACTGCCTTGCTTGGTGCTAAGGTCATAATCCAAATTAGCGTCTGCAATGGATTGGAAAAACTTAGGATAATTGAATAAATCTAAGGCTTTTAAAGTGGAAATATTGGAAAAACGGGCTTTCAAATCTTTATTTAAAAGCGTGAAATCCAGCGCGCCGTCCAGTAAATTTGAATGGCCGCTGACTTTTAAGAGCTTGGGGCTTTGTTCTATAGCGCCTTTTAAAGTCAAACTCCCTTTTAAGGGGTGGTTGGTAATGTTTTGGAGTTTGGCTAGATTGGGTATTTCTAAAGTGTAGGGGGCGTTGAGCTTTAAAACAGAAAAAAAATATTCGCTTTTTAGGGCTGTAAAATTGGCTAAAGGGCTAGTCAGGGTGGTGTCGCTGATGGCTTTGTTTTCTTTAAAATCGCTTGAGTGCGAGAGGTTGAAAACCAGCGTGTCTTTAAGGTTTAAATGAAAAATTTGATTGATTAGAGCGTTATTGATTAAAGCGTTATTGGCTGTTAGAATCAAATGCCCTTCTAAAGGTTTTAGAGAGTTAAAATCCGCTTGTAAGGACACTTTTGTGTTCGCATAAGCGGGGCGGTTGAATAAATAAAGCAAATCTTCTAAATTGGCATCTTGTGCGTTCAAACTTAAGTGAGAAAGCTTGAAATCATCTAAAAGGGCGTTGTAGGCAGTGTGTGATTGAGCGATATTAGAGACGCCTTGAATCACAAGGGCTTTTCTATGCCCTTTGATATTCCCAGAAGTCATAATAGCCCCCCTTAAAGGGTAGGGTATCCATTCTTTGAAAGAGCGTAAATCTTTAATATCTATCTGGTAATTCAAATCCACGCTTTGCTTTAAAAGTGAAAAATCCCCCTTAAGAATGAGAATAGAATCATCGTTGGCTTGAGCTTTAAAATCCAAAGAGTTGAATCGTAATTTAAAGGTTTTAACGATCAAGTAGCGCTCGTTTGGGTTGATTTTTTTTTCTATATACGAAGCGATGATCTTGTTCCCCCATTCTGTGAAAAGGATAAGATAAGTTATTAAAAGGCCGATTAAAAGAAGCGTGAGTATGGTATAAAGAAATTTTTTCATGTTTGTTTGTCCTTGAAGCAAATTGAATAGAATATATTAGCTTGTTTTATAAGGGTTTCTAACATTTTTTATAAAGTCTTAACGAGCGGTAATAAGAATTTTTATAACCAAAAATCTCAATTTAATTCAATCTTTTATCAAGGAGTTTTAAGTTAAAAGACTTGCGGCGTTAAACAAGGGCGATTTAATCGTTTAGGATTTTCTCAACCAAACATGATTGATAAAAAAATTTAAGGAGAAAACAATGGTGGAGAATAGCGGGATCGAACCGCTGACCTCCTGCGTGCAAAGCAGGTGCTCTCCCAGCTGAGCTAATTCCCCAAAGATTGTAAAAAAATGGTGGGCTTAGGAGGAGTTGAACCTCCGACCTCACCCTTATCAGGGGTGCGCTCTAACCACCTGAGCTATAAGCCCTTAAAGTCAATAAAGATGAAATTATAGATTAAATTTTCTTAAGAAATCCTTAAATGATAAATGGGATTAAGATGTTATAATAGTTGTTATTTTTTCATTTTAAAAGGGGTTTTATGGCATTATTATTCACAGGGGCGTGCGGGTATATAGGCTCGCATACCGCAAGGGCGTTTTTAGAAAAAACCAAAGAAAACATCATTATTGTAGATGACTTAAGCACCGGTTTTTTAGAGCACCTCAAAGCGTTAGAGCGTTACTACCCTAATAGGGTTACTTTTATTCAAGCGAATTTGAATGAAACGCACAAATTAGACGTCTTTTTGAATAAGCAGCAGCTAAAAGATCCTATTGAAGCTGTCTTGCACTTTGGGGCTAAAATCTCAGTAGAAGAATCCACGCGCTTGCCTTTAGAATACTACACCAACAACACGCTCAACACTTTAGAGCTTGTCAAACTTTGCTTAAAGTATACAATCAAGCGTTTTATTTTT
It encodes:
- the hcpC gene encoding Sel1-like repeat protein HcpC, whose amino-acid sequence is MLENVKKSLFRVLCLGALCLGGLIAEQDPKELVGLGAKSYKEQDFTQAKKYFEKACDLKENSGCFNLGVLYYQGQGVEKDLKKAASFYAKACDLNYSNGCHLLGNLYYSGQGVSQNTNKALQYYSKACDLKYAEGCASLGGIYHDGKVVTRDFKKAVEYFTKACDLNDGDGCTILGSLYDAGRGAPKDLKKALASYDKACGLKDSPGCFNAGNMYHHGDGVAKNFKEALARYSKACELENGGGCFNLGAMQYNGEGVTRNEKQAIENFKKGCKLGAKGACDTLKQLKIKV
- a CDS encoding SDR family oxidoreductase, whose translation is MACILVSGATSGFGLEIAKAFLQKNHVVFGTGRRKENLQELQLAYPKHFIPLCFDLKNKLETKRAVETIFSMTDHIDALINNAGLALGLNKAYECDLDDWEVMIDTNIRGLLHLTRLILPSMIEHNQGTIINLGSIAGTYAYPGGNVYGASKAFVKQFSLNLRADLAGTNIRVSNVEPGLCGETEFSMVRFKGDKIKAQSVYENTIYLKPQDIANIVLWIYEQPLHVNINRIEIMPISQTFAPLPTHKNP